In Bacillus sp. SB49, a single window of DNA contains:
- a CDS encoding LTA synthase family protein, with protein MFTIKKHMNKSLGMKLLVYALVILVFWIKMSYIQGNIFSLNVENANEGRILLFNPLSSILLIFGLGILLGGRRGMFVSYILGSVLLYVNVLFYREYNDFITIPMISQVANLADLGGSITTILEPSDILLFVDVLLAAFLLFYLKPSRLQVFKPKRREGFLLAIIAVPLFLLNLQWAETERTDLLERAFDRNMLVKYIGLINYHVYDAVLQGQTEMKKTFADSNELVPAINYVNENEQEDSDRLEGIAEGKNVIVLSLESTQTFVVDNTLHGEELTPYFNDLKEDGIYFDNFYHQVKQGRTSDSEFLLANSLYPLNRGAVFFTHSGNEYKGMPGLLSENGYFTNVMHANDKTFWNRNVMYDSLGYDEFFSKEDYEITEEKSHSWGYMDEYFFQDSLDKMEEMEQPFYSKLITLTNHYPFTLPEDKQLIEPGETGSNTLNRYFQTIRYQDEALKEFVERFKASDLYDDTILVIYGDHFGISENHQKAMGEYLGKDINDYEQFQLQRVPLLLYGKDIEPEKNHTVGGQIDLRPTITNLLGIEDDNPIQFGHDLLDEDRRQLMITRDGNFADEEYVGIQGACYDRETGEPVENGACDTGFDAAQEELETSDSIIYGDLLRYLDETEMVNPEEEQEEAA; from the coding sequence ATGTTTACAATTAAAAAACATATGAATAAATCACTCGGAATGAAACTATTAGTCTATGCACTAGTCATTTTGGTGTTTTGGATAAAGATGTCTTATATACAAGGGAATATCTTCTCCCTGAACGTTGAAAATGCAAATGAAGGACGGATCCTTCTGTTTAACCCGTTGAGCAGTATTCTGCTCATTTTCGGCCTCGGAATACTGCTTGGCGGGCGCCGCGGGATGTTTGTGTCCTATATTCTTGGGTCCGTTCTTCTATATGTGAACGTGCTTTTTTACAGAGAATATAACGACTTCATTACAATCCCGATGATCAGCCAGGTCGCCAACCTGGCGGACCTTGGTGGAAGCATCACGACCATATTGGAACCCAGTGACATTTTATTGTTCGTAGATGTGCTGCTTGCTGCTTTTCTATTATTCTACTTGAAGCCTTCACGTCTTCAGGTATTCAAGCCGAAACGCCGGGAAGGATTCCTGCTAGCTATTATCGCCGTACCGCTTTTCCTTCTTAATCTTCAATGGGCGGAAACGGAAAGGACAGACTTGTTGGAGCGTGCTTTTGACCGTAATATGCTGGTTAAATATATCGGTTTGATTAATTACCACGTGTATGATGCCGTGCTTCAAGGCCAGACGGAAATGAAAAAGACGTTTGCGGACAGCAATGAGCTGGTCCCTGCCATCAACTACGTCAATGAAAACGAACAGGAAGACAGCGACCGGTTGGAAGGCATTGCCGAAGGGAAGAACGTCATCGTCCTTTCTCTTGAAAGTACGCAGACCTTTGTAGTTGATAATACTCTTCATGGAGAAGAGCTGACTCCTTACTTTAATGACCTTAAAGAAGATGGTATATATTTCGATAACTTCTATCACCAGGTGAAGCAGGGACGTACGTCCGACTCTGAATTCCTGCTTGCCAATTCCTTGTATCCGCTGAACCGTGGAGCAGTATTCTTTACCCATTCAGGTAACGAATACAAAGGTATGCCGGGTCTACTCAGCGAGAACGGATACTTCACGAACGTCATGCATGCTAACGATAAGACGTTCTGGAACCGGAATGTGATGTATGATTCTCTCGGATATGATGAGTTCTTCTCGAAAGAGGACTATGAGATTACGGAAGAGAAATCGCACAGCTGGGGTTATATGGATGAGTATTTCTTCCAGGATTCTCTGGATAAGATGGAAGAAATGGAGCAGCCATTCTACTCCAAACTCATTACATTGACCAACCACTATCCGTTTACGCTTCCGGAAGATAAACAATTGATTGAGCCTGGTGAAACAGGCAGTAACACGCTGAACCGTTACTTCCAAACGATTCGTTACCAGGACGAGGCATTGAAAGAGTTTGTCGAACGCTTCAAAGCGTCCGACCTGTATGATGATACGATTCTCGTCATTTACGGTGACCACTTTGGTATTTCCGAGAACCACCAGAAGGCCATGGGCGAGTATTTAGGTAAAGATATTAATGATTATGAGCAATTCCAGCTGCAGCGAGTACCGTTGCTTCTGTATGGTAAGGATATTGAACCGGAGAAAAACCATACGGTGGGTGGACAGATTGATCTGCGTCCGACCATCACCAACCTGCTTGGAATCGAAGATGATAACCCGATCCAGTTCGGCCATGATTTATTGGACGAGGACCGCCGTCAGCTTATGATCACACGTGATGGAAACTTTGCTGATGAAGAATATGTAGGTATTCAAGGTGCCTGCTATGACCGTGAAACAGGAGAACCTGTAGAAAATGGAGCGTGTGACACTGGTTTCGATGCTGCGCAGGAAGAATTAGAAACATCCGATTCTATCATATACGGAGACTTGCTTCGTTATCTGGATGAAACAGAAATGGTGAATCCCGAAGAAGAGCAAGAGGAAGCAGCTTAA
- a CDS encoding ParM/StbA family protein, whose amino-acid sequence MTNSRIAAVDVGNDAVKANFGKLESSLYIPNVIARDLEDRPVIGIEDLDDKEPLDNLHIRVHSPALRENNAIYRVGNLATKTTNSTELDPGSYKSEEDQTLVMLFAALAMDAVSGKNAQSSKNNVLEANYTLGTGLPLREVKEGKDVGYRSQLLGSVHQVEFLVTPKYQGIKVNLKFDEVKVYPEGFAAYVNLVMDNDLTIINKELVDKQILIQDIGGLSTDIAVIRNRNVDDDKAQGFNLGVSESLEMIRDEILTKHGVELDSRRDVVDIITRKNDRHHIMVRGSRTNVHDITDRILLELAKKQYRYLRNVWQKNSQTEICYFVGGGSAVLKDYIKTLNNKLDGFNIEFFEDEQESIWMMANAYYKLISDFIRKNNNEFSKDNKKQEQKSGSAK is encoded by the coding sequence ATGACAAATTCAAGAATCGCAGCTGTTGATGTAGGTAACGATGCTGTAAAAGCAAACTTTGGAAAACTAGAATCTTCTTTATATATCCCGAACGTCATTGCAAGAGATCTGGAGGACCGACCTGTAATCGGTATTGAAGATTTGGATGATAAAGAACCACTTGATAACCTACATATCCGCGTGCACTCCCCTGCTCTGAGGGAAAACAACGCAATTTACCGTGTAGGTAATCTGGCTACAAAAACGACCAACTCTACTGAACTCGACCCTGGCAGTTATAAGTCAGAGGAAGATCAGACGCTGGTCATGCTTTTTGCTGCATTAGCTATGGATGCTGTATCCGGTAAAAACGCTCAATCGAGCAAAAATAACGTATTAGAGGCGAACTACACGCTGGGTACAGGACTTCCACTTAGAGAAGTGAAAGAAGGAAAAGACGTTGGGTACCGTTCGCAGCTGCTTGGATCTGTTCACCAGGTCGAGTTCCTTGTAACGCCTAAATATCAAGGAATCAAAGTTAATTTGAAATTTGATGAAGTTAAAGTATATCCAGAAGGATTCGCAGCTTATGTGAACCTGGTAATGGATAATGATTTGACGATTATTAATAAAGAACTTGTGGACAAACAGATTTTGATTCAGGATATTGGTGGTCTGTCCACAGATATCGCTGTGATCCGTAACCGCAATGTGGATGATGACAAAGCACAAGGATTCAACCTGGGTGTTTCTGAATCATTAGAAATGATTCGTGATGAAATCCTGACGAAACACGGTGTGGAATTGGACAGCCGCCGCGATGTCGTTGATATCATCACCCGTAAGAATGACCGCCACCATATCATGGTCCGCGGAAGCCGTACGAATGTTCATGACATTACCGACCGCATCCTTCTTGAACTTGCGAAGAAACAATACCGTTATTTGAGAAATGTATGGCAGAAAAACTCCCAGACAGAGATCTGCTACTTTGTCGGTGGCGGTTCTGCTGTTTTGAAAGATTACATCAAGACCCTGAACAACAAACTGGACGGTTTCAACATCGAGTTCTTTGAGGACGAGCAGGAAAGCATTTGGATGATGGCAAACGCTTATTACAAGCTGATTTCTGATTTCATCCGCAAAAACAATAATGAGTTCTCTAAAGATAACAAGAAGCAAGAACAAAAATCAGGATCCGCTAAATAA
- a CDS encoding biotin transporter BioY yields MKLKKAWRNMLLCTGFAAFTGVMAQLEIPLPLIPISGQTLAVGLSATVLGSLRGASAMIIYAGMGVAGLPVFAGGASGWEVVSGTSGGYILGFIPAAYLIGLLIERKGIQLTTAIYANLVGTALILLCGMIQLQSLLDLSWSEALKAGVIPFLPVGIIKALLAAYFGVLIQKKGRNSPLRKTA; encoded by the coding sequence ATGAAATTGAAAAAAGCATGGAGAAATATGCTGCTTTGTACAGGGTTCGCAGCTTTTACAGGCGTCATGGCTCAATTGGAGATTCCTTTACCTCTTATACCGATCAGCGGCCAGACACTCGCTGTCGGTTTGAGCGCGACGGTCCTTGGAAGTTTGCGAGGTGCTTCCGCAATGATTATTTACGCAGGGATGGGGGTTGCCGGGTTACCGGTTTTCGCAGGAGGAGCAAGCGGATGGGAGGTCGTTTCCGGGACAAGCGGCGGATACATTCTCGGATTCATACCTGCCGCCTACTTGATCGGCCTTCTCATAGAAAGAAAAGGAATTCAACTAACTACAGCGATTTATGCCAACCTGGTTGGTACAGCCCTTATCCTCCTATGCGGTATGATACAACTTCAATCGCTCCTCGATCTTTCTTGGAGCGAAGCCCTTAAAGCAGGAGTCATTCCGTTTCTCCCCGTCGGTATTATTAAAGCGCTCCTTGCCGCCTATTTCGGTGTGCTTATTCAAAAGAAGGGGAGAAATTCACCTCTACGGAAGACAGCCTGA